TCAACACCGTCGACCACGGCATCAACACCGTCGACCACGGCATCAACGCCATCGACCACGGCATCAACACCGTCAACCACTGCATCAACACCGTCAACTACGGCATCAACACCGTCAACCACTGCATCAACAACGTCGACCACTGCATCAACACCGTCAACCACTGCATCAACACCGTCAACCACTGCATCAACAGCCTCAACCACAGAATCCACACCGTCGACCACAGCATCAACACCGTCGACCACTGCATCAACACCCTCGACCACAG
The window above is part of the Octopus bimaculoides isolate UCB-OBI-ISO-001 unplaced genomic scaffold, ASM119413v2 Scaffold_270381, whole genome shotgun sequence genome. Proteins encoded here:
- the LOC128251354 gene encoding uncharacterized protein LOC128251354, with product DAVVDGVDAVVDGVDSVVNGVDAVVEGVDAVVDGVDAVVDGVDSVVEAVDAVVDGVDAVVDGVDAVVDVVDAVVDGVDAVVDGVDAVVDGVDAVVDGVDAVVDGVDAVVDG